The nucleotide sequence TAAGATAATGCCTTGTAGGATAAGCTATTACAGTCATAAATCCTGGAGAAATTAATATAAATAAAATCACTGCTAACAAGTTTTGCTTAGAAAGCACTTGCCATTTTAATGAAAAATAAAGTATTATTAATGCAAATTGAAGATGAAGCAATGATTGTATTAGTTGATAATCTTGTGAACTTGGAAATTCGTAAAATATTCTTGGCACAAGAGCTGTCGGTAAAAATCCTAAATTTAAATATTTCGGACCAGCTATAAAAAAGAGCCAAGATATATAATTATATCCCCCATTATTGAATCCTTCAATTATATCATCACTAATTTCAAAATATGCCTTTCCATCACCGACTTCAGTAAACAAGAAAGAGTTATAGTTGATTGAAAGCCAATAACATAAAATTGGATATAGTATAACAAGATTTACTAGTTTATATGGAAGACACCTTATTATGTATATACACATTAGCCAACTAGACAATAAAAAAGATAATGTGTGACTTATATCCTTCAGCAGATAAATCAATACCCAAGCAGATATACTGTATAATAACGCGCTCATAATCTATTCTTCTTATTTAAAATTATCAGCCAAATAAAATATATAGAGTTAGCCACTAAACTGCTTCCTATTACACCAGATATTGAACTCCTCTTTACAAAAATCATTAATAGTATTATCTCAATTACAGATGATACTATTTTAGGCTGAATGAGTTTTTTAGGCTGAATATCAATCATTTGTTTCATTGAAATTATTTGACCAGCTGAAAATAAACACCCAGCAAGCATCATCCAAGGTAAATAATAAGCATATTGAGCATATTTAATACTTGAAGCTAATATTATTACTTCTTTAGAATATAAATACGTTATGAATAGAATACCTATGATTAATAATATAAACCAAAATACTATAGAATCGTATAAACGGTGGGCAGCTTCATAGGATTTAGACGCTTGTTTAAATAAAATTGGAGCAGATAATTGCATAATTAGTCCACTGCCTAAACTTATCGTTTGAAAACCAAACTGATTAATTACTGCATATACTCCAACCTCGGCCCCTGAATAAAAGTAGTTTAAAATATATCTTTCAGAAAATGTTTGTCCCCATGTGAATATGCCCCAAATTGCAAAAGGGCTCGAATAAACAAATATTGACTTTTTGTAATCAACTTTTTTTTCATTAATTAAATGAGAGGAATTCCTATATTTAGAAAAAACATTTTTATAATTATACAAATTGAATAATAGTAATATTAATGCTGTCATTATAAAACAACTCAACGCATAGTAGATATTATCATTTAGAGCCCATATAATAATAAACGAAAATAAATATTTGAACTTGTCGAATACTTCAATTACAGCTGCGAGTATTCGTTTACGCTCAGCATTATATAATCCTGCATATATGCTGCTATTTAATCCATCTAAAATTAATAATATCGCAATAAATGTTACGATAGATATATATGCAACATTTACAAATAGGTACATAATGCTAATAAGACATAAAGAAATTAACACTACAACAGTTATTGCCTGAAATGTCAATTTCTTTATTGCACTTTCATAGAAATTAAACTGCCCATTTTCAATAGCTATTGAAAGATAACGGGATATTCCTTGACCTAAGGGACCATATATTAATAAAACTCCTAAAGTAGAAGCGCTTAATGCAACAGATAACTCTCCATAACTTTTTAAGCTCATTACTGTTGTTAGCATTTTGACCCCAATGAACTGTCCTACAATAGCAATTATTTTTCCTATAAAGATTATTGTAGGCTCTGCTCCAAATGCCTTTATATATTTAAATGACGACATTGAACATATAGAGTTTATCATTATACTAACTACTTTCATCTATTGAACCAACTGCGGCCACCGAACCCTTTTAATATTACCTTTTTTTTAATTTTATCTATATCATTATGATAGCCAGCCTTATTAGAATAACCGTATTCAGAGTCATATCCATAACCATAATTGTATTCGTACTCTTTCTTAGTTACAATTCCATTGATTAAGATGCTCATATTTTTGAAGCGTTTCTCCTGATAGAGTGTTTCAATGTTTTTTAGATACGCTTTGTTAGTGTATAGGTGACGAAGTATATATAATGTGATGTTAGCATGGGGCGCAATGCTAAACGCGTCGCTGACTAGACCAATCGGGGGTGTATCTGCAATGATTACGTCGAACCCTTCGCGTAAAGCAGCAAATAGTTCGGCCATGCGCTTGCTGCTAAGTAGTTCAGATGGATTAGGGGGTAGAGGACCGCATGGAATGAAGTATAAATCGGGATAATTTTCAACTGGCTCAATGATTTCACTTATCGTACTCTGCCCAATTAGAAAATTAGATATACCCATTTTCGGGTCAATTCCAAGATACTTATGAAGTTTAGGCTTTCTAAGATCGAGTTCAAGTAGCACAACTCGGCGACCCGTTATAGCCATACTAGCACCTAGGTTGAGAGAAATAAATGATTTACCTTCACCGCTGACACTTGATGTTACAAGGATTGTCTGCGGTCCTTCCTCATCGGGCGTCATGAAATGAATATTAGCTCGTAATGCCCGAATCTGCTCAGATAATAGAGACCGGCTTGACGGACTTACTTCTAATGGTGTTGTAATATTGGCCTCAATAACTTCGCCAATAATAGGGACGTTAGTTACATCTTCAATCTCTGACTTACGCGTCACTTTGTCGTTTAAGAAGTCTAACAACCATAGTACAGTTACAGGTATCAGGATACCAAGCACCAACGCAAACAAATAATAGGTACCTTTCCTAGGTTTGATTGGGTTAACATCGCCTTTTGGAGCATCTACGATACGTAAATCTGATACAGCAGCGGCCAGCGATAAGGCTGTTTCTTCACGTTTCTGTAAGAGATAGGTATATAGTTCGCCTTTAATACCCTGCTGTCGCGATATATCAAGTAATACTCGCTCTTTCAACGGAATAGTTTGGATAACTGCCTCTACCTTTTTATTGGAGGCCGTTACTTTGTTGCGGGTATTCTGCAGAATCTTGCGCAGCGACTGGGTGTTGTCCGCAATATTAGTTTTGGTCAGCCGGATTTGGTTATCGATCACCTGAACAGCCGTGCTCCCCTCAGGCGACGACTTGATCAACTTTTCACGCTGCATTTCCAACTCAAACAAATTAGATAGCAGGCCCGTCAGCACCGGGTTTTCCAGCCCGAGCGTAGCGGGAGCAAGGCTATTTTTACCTGATTTACTACTGATATATTCTTCAATCTCATCCAGAGCGCCTAACTGGATGTTGACCTGGTTTAATTGCGTATCATTTTCATGTACTTTCTCCAGGAATACCGTTGATTCAGCGCTTAGATCAACTATACCCGAGCGGGTTTTATAATTCTGAATGTCTTTTTCAACATCGGTCAGTTCACGCGAAATAATACTCAGACGACCATTAATGAATCGGAGTGTATTCGACGCCGTGCGGTTCTTGTACTGCAGAGATGACAAATCGTACCAGTGAATCAGACGGTTTATAAATGCTACTCCGCGTTCAACGGATGTATCCTCCAGATTTATTCGTAGAACATATGACGACCGGCTTGCCTGATTAACCCTGAGTCGGCTGATATACGATTTTACAACTTCTTCTTTTGAATTAGTAGTCAACAAAATTTGCCGGAAAGGCCGGATAGCAGCATTGTTCCTACGGATCAGTATACGACCAAAAATGGTATTAACAGGCCGGTTAAATGGATACGTAACGCCATTAATCACCAAACCGTTATCACTAAACGTAGCCTCAACAGTCTTGCCATTTTGCTGTTTGTTAGGCTCAATGACGGTCACTGTTACCGGCGATTGCTTGTAAATATCCCGCTCATGCAAACCGTCTTTTACAGAATAGTTGACATCGAGATTCAAATCGTTTACAACCTTCTCCGCCAGCGTGTACGATTTCAAAATTTCAATCTCATCTTCAATGTTTTTAGACGAAGAAAAAATATCCAGTTCACGTAGAATATCCTCCTTGGGTGACGAACTACTGCTATTCTCCATGTTAACCAGCAAACTGGATTGTATGCTGTACATGGGTTTAATGGTTGTTAACAGAAGATACGTTACAAGACCGCTAACAACCACAGCGATTACAAACCAGTACCAGTTTTTAAGGTACTTGGTAAGCATAAACTTGACGTATTCCTGCCCGAATTGTTCATTCACCTGATTGTTCGTCTTCATTAGTTTTAGCCTGGTGAGGTATTTTAAGAGCGTAAAGCTTAAGGTTTAGAATAGAGGCTTGTTAACGACGCAGCACTAAAACACCAATAGTTACTAATAGCGATGCACCTGAGAAAATAGTTGGCAGGAATGGGAATACTCGGCCTGCCTGTGCTTTTTTAGAGTTTTTAGGCTCTACATATACCATATCGTTTGGCTGCAGGTAATAATAGGGTGAACGAAAAACGGAGCGGTCTTTTAAATCTACCCGGCCAAACTCACGTTTGCCATTCTGTTGCCGTACTACCAATACATTTTCCCGTTTACCAAATATGGTTAGATCTCCCGACAGGCTAATTGCTTCCGGAAGTGTTACTTTCTCCCGGCTTACGTTCAGTACTCCCGGCCGACCGACTTCACCCAGCACTGTAACCTGAAAATTCACGACCCGTACGGTTACAAACGGATTATTCACCTGCTTGCTTAATCGGTTTATTAATGTATCGGCAGCCTCCTGCGTAGTAAGGTTCAATAGTTTGACCCGACCAACGATGGGAAAGTTGATGAATCCTTTTGCGTCTACTAAATATCCGGCAGGCTGTCGGGTGTCTGGGTTAAAAGAGCTATTTAGCGGAACAGTCACTATTCGCGGATTGT is from Spirosoma taeanense and encodes:
- a CDS encoding polysaccharide biosynthesis/export family protein, with the translated sequence MKSFYKNRYGVIALLTLGLLYSSMCSAQRDKGKKDAISYFQSTEADSVLAADSIPVFRIQPGTELNIQVTTMNEEADALYNPRIVTVPLNSSFNPDTRQPAGYLVDAKGFINFPIVGRVKLLNLTTQEAADTLINRLSKQVNNPFVTVRVVNFQVTVLGEVGRPGVLNVSREKVTLPEAISLSGDLTIFGKRENVLVVRQQNGKREFGRVDLKDRSVFRSPYYYLQPNDMVYVEPKNSKKAQAGRVFPFLPTIFSGASLLVTIGVLVLRR
- a CDS encoding lipopolysaccharide biosynthesis protein; its protein translation is MSSFKYIKAFGAEPTIIFIGKIIAIVGQFIGVKMLTTVMSLKSYGELSVALSASTLGVLLIYGPLGQGISRYLSIAIENGQFNFYESAIKKLTFQAITVVVLISLCLISIMYLFVNVAYISIVTFIAILLILDGLNSSIYAGLYNAERKRILAAVIEVFDKFKYLFSFIIIWALNDNIYYALSCFIMTALILLLFNLYNYKNVFSKYRNSSHLINEKKVDYKKSIFVYSSPFAIWGIFTWGQTFSERYILNYFYSGAEVGVYAVINQFGFQTISLGSGLIMQLSAPILFKQASKSYEAAHRLYDSIVFWFILLIIGILFITYLYSKEVIILASSIKYAQYAYYLPWMMLAGCLFSAGQIISMKQMIDIQPKKLIQPKIVSSVIEIILLMIFVKRSSISGVIGSSLVANSIYFIWLIILNKKNRL
- a CDS encoding GumC family protein; amino-acid sequence: MKTNNQVNEQFGQEYVKFMLTKYLKNWYWFVIAVVVSGLVTYLLLTTIKPMYSIQSSLLVNMENSSSSSPKEDILRELDIFSSSKNIEDEIEILKSYTLAEKVVNDLNLDVNYSVKDGLHERDIYKQSPVTVTVIEPNKQQNGKTVEATFSDNGLVINGVTYPFNRPVNTIFGRILIRRNNAAIRPFRQILLTTNSKEEVVKSYISRLRVNQASRSSYVLRINLEDTSVERGVAFINRLIHWYDLSSLQYKNRTASNTLRFINGRLSIISRELTDVEKDIQNYKTRSGIVDLSAESTVFLEKVHENDTQLNQVNIQLGALDEIEEYISSKSGKNSLAPATLGLENPVLTGLLSNLFELEMQREKLIKSSPEGSTAVQVIDNQIRLTKTNIADNTQSLRKILQNTRNKVTASNKKVEAVIQTIPLKERVLLDISRQQGIKGELYTYLLQKREETALSLAAAVSDLRIVDAPKGDVNPIKPRKGTYYLFALVLGILIPVTVLWLLDFLNDKVTRKSEIEDVTNVPIIGEVIEANITTPLEVSPSSRSLLSEQIRALRANIHFMTPDEEGPQTILVTSSVSGEGKSFISLNLGASMAITGRRVVLLELDLRKPKLHKYLGIDPKMGISNFLIGQSTISEIIEPVENYPDLYFIPCGPLPPNPSELLSSKRMAELFAALREGFDVIIADTPPIGLVSDAFSIAPHANITLYILRHLYTNKAYLKNIETLYQEKRFKNMSILINGIVTKKEYEYNYGYGYDSEYGYSNKAGYHNDIDKIKKKVILKGFGGRSWFNR